DNA sequence from the Cupriavidus oxalaticus genome:
TCATCGTCACGCACGGCGAGCGCGGCGCCAGCATCCATGCCGATGGTCGGCAGTACGCAATCCCGGCCGTGCAGGCCGAGCGCATCGTGGACCCGACCGGCTGTGGCGACGCCTTCCGCGGCGGCCTGCTCTACGGCATTGAAAACGGTTTAGACTGGGAAACGACCGGCCGCCTGGCATCGCTGATGGGGTCGGTCAAGATCGCGCAGCAGGGTCCGCAGAACCACTGGTTGTCGCGCGAGGAAATCGGCAACCGGTTCCAGTCTGCATTCGGGTACCGCTACGCCTGACCTGCGGCCAGTGCGTGGCATTTTTCGGGATTTGACATGAACCAGATGCTCCGTGGCGGCGCCGTTGCCGTCATTGCCATCGCCGCCCTGGTTGCAGGATGTGCGACGGAGTCCAGCTCCAACAGCGTCTACAACACCGGCCAGGCGCAGCGCGAGCAGACCGTGCGCTACGGCGTGGTCGAGGGTGTACGCGAAGTCGCCATCCAGCGCAGCCAGACCGGCGCGGGCACGCTCGCCGGTGGAGCCATTGGCGGTATCGCGGCCGGCAGCACCATCGGCGGCGGCAACGGCGCCGTGGCGGCGGGCATCCTCGGCGCGATCCTGGGCGGCATCGCCGGCAGCGCTGCCGAGAACAAGATCAACGAGCGGCGCGGCCTGGAGATCACCGTGCGCCTGGACAACGGCGAGATGCGCGCGATCACGCAGGAGGCCGACGAGGTCTTCCGCCCGGGCGAGCGCGTGCGGCTGCTGTCCTCGGGCGGCGTCACCCGCGTCACGCACTGAACCGCTGCGCCCGGCCGGGCGCCAGCATGAGAGCGCATCCAGGCGCCGCGCCCGCAAGGGCCGCGGCGCTTTTTGCTTGATCAGGCACCAATGAAAAGACCCGCCGGGCCAGCGGCCATCGGCGGGTCTGCAAGACTGGTGTCTTGCGGACCGGATACGCGGTATCCGGTCATGCTGGCACGCACTGCGTGCCGATGTGGTTCCGTACGGAACGCGTCAGTCCCACGCCGTGGCGCGCAGCTTACGGACGGTTGCCCGTCGGGAACGGCCAGGCAGCAGCCGGGTTCAGCGCGGTCTTGGCAGCCGAGGCGGGAGCAACGGCAGGGGCAGCGGCAGGCTTCGCGGCAGCCTTCCTGGCAGCCGGCTTCTTCGCAGCAGCCTTCTTGGCCGGAGCCTTCTTGGCAGCCGGCTTCTTCGCAGCAGCCTTCTTGGCCGGTGCAGCCTTCTTGGCGGCGACCTTCTTGGTTGCAGCCTTCTTGGCCGGTGCGGCCTTCTTGGCGGCAACCTTCTTCACTGCGGCCTTCTTGGCCGGTGCTGCCTTCTTGGCAACGACCTTCTTGGCGGCGACCTTCTTGGTTGCAACCTTCTTGGCGGCGACCTTCTTCACCGCGGCCTTCTTGGCGGGGGCCTTCTTGGCCGCAGCCTTCTTGGCCGGCGCAGCCTTCTTGGCGGCGACCTTCTTCACGGCGGCCTTCTTGGCCGGTGCCTTCTTGGCGGCCGGTGCTGCCTTCTTGGCGGCTACCTTCTTGGTTGCGGCCTTCTTGGCCGGAGCGGCCTTCTTGGCGGCCGGCTTGGCGGCCTTCTTAGCCGCCGGCTTTTTCTTTGCAGCAGTTGCCATGGATAACTCCTTCACTAGAGAGTGAATATCGAATGACCTAAGTCAGGCGACCCGACCGACCCGAGGCCGCGATACCACAGCGCGGCCCCAGTCGAGCGAGCGATTCATCGGCGCGCGGCCCGACTGCTGCTGCACGCTAATGAATTTGGTTGCAGGCGCACCGCCAGCAGCGATGACTTCGCGGCAGTTGCGGGCCCGCAAGCGGGACCGGGGCACTTGCCGCGCCCTGGAATATTCGATTGGCCCGCCCCGCCAGTTGGGTCGGCGCGCGGCCTGAAAAGAGGAGATATCGGACAGCAGGCCTGCGGTGCGGGCATGGCCTCGCGCACGGCAAGCGGCATTCATTCGGTGGTAGCTGGTCCAACCCGTCAATGGACCAAGGGAGACTGCACGCGTTTTAAGAAGCCGGCTCGGCCAGGTCTGCGTCAAAGTTCTCGTGCTCCTCAGCTACAACCTTCATCACTGCATCGAAGCGCGCATCGCGCTCGTCGTTCCAATCTTGCTTCCTGCTTCTCTGCAATGAAGTGAGACTCTTGTCAAGGCGAATCATAATTCGTTTGCACGATGATGTTAAGAAAAAAGTGCAAAAAAACTTGCCTGCATGCGTTGCTCAAACTAGTTCTCTCGCGCGTCGTCACGAAGACGTTGCCGATGGCATCGCGATGCATCGCTCGCACACTGGCGCGAAGGCGCGCTGCGCGCGTTCGCGCACGCGTCGCGGCTCTCCATCCCGACCCGCGCACGCGCAGCTTTTGCACACTCGCACGGCACCCGATTACAACCCGCGCAGCGCGCATCGCAGGAGCGCGCACACCCTGCTGCGCGCGTCATCGCGCTTTCCGAAAAGCCGCATGGACAAAGGCTTTGCGGGCGATGCACGGATACGCACGCGACTTGCGCAGCAGTGCGCGAGCACGTCAGCGCGCGCTGGAAACGGGCAGCGCGGCTCGTCGCCTGCATGCGTTACACACTCATCAGCGCGCATGCGCGACGCGCGTTTGCCTGACGGCGATGACTCGCGCCACCGACGTCGCGCGAGCACGCCGGACAAACCGCCGAAGAGTGATGCGCGAACGCAACGGTTTGCATCGAAGCAACAGCGCGCGAACATCAAAGCGTTGCGCTTGAGCAAAGCAGCGACGCGCGCGAAGCATCGCGGCAACACTTCGAACGCTGGCCGGACACAGCTGCGCCGACAGCATCGCGATCGCTGCTCTCATCCATTCGGATGACGCCGATCACGCACCGTGGGCCACGACGTGCATCGCGCGATGCGGACTGTCGCGCCACGCTGCGCAGCGCTTGCAACAGGCTTGCCGATCTCGCCGCGAGGGCACTGCGGTGCGCCGCACGTCCGCTTAGAGGAATGCTTCGGCAGCGCGCTCAGCGGCCCGATTTGCTGCAACACAAAAACCCGGGAACGAAGGCTGCATGCGGCTTTGCGGGGAGCATGCAAGCCGCGCGCGGGGACCACCGCGGAGATCGGCGCGGCATGCCGTGCGATTGCGGCGCGGCGGCTGCGACAGTAGATTGGCGTGCGCGCCCGCCGCCCGGCCCACGCTGCTTCGACGCAAGCCGCGGCCGCCGGGCGGCGCATCGCACCGGCCCATGCCGGTGGCAACGAACCTCAAAGGAGACATCATGCGCAAACCATCCCACCTCGCCGCCGTCCGTCCGCTGGTGCGTCCGGCACTGCGTGCCGCGGTGCTCGCCGCCGCCCTGTTCGGCAGCGCCGCAGCGATGGCGCAGGCCTCGCCCAGCGGCATGTGGAAGACCATCGACGACAACACCGGCAAGCCGCGCGGGCTGGTAGAGATCAGCGAGAAGAACGGCATCTACAGCGGACGCCTGGTGAAGACGTTCGTCGAAGGCGAAGGCAAGCCCAGGGTCTGCGACAAGTGCACCGACGCGCGCAAGGACCAGCCGCTGATCGGCATGACCATCCTGACCGGCCTGCGCAAGACCGGCGACAACGAGTGGAGCGGCGGCGAGATCCTCGACCCGGAGAACGGCAAGGTCTACAAGAGCAAGATGTCGCTCGCCGAGGACGGCAGCAAGCTCAACGTGCGCGGCTTCATCGGCATCAGCCTGATCGGCCGCACCCAGACCTGGGAACGCGAGCACTGAGCGTGGCTCAGGGTTTCTCCGCAGCCGCCGGCAACGCGCCGCGACGGCGCGGGAGAGTAAAACAAAAGCGGACGGTTCTCACCGCCCGTTTTTTTGT
Encoded proteins:
- a CDS encoding histone H1-like DNA-binding protein codes for the protein MATAAKKKPAAKKAAKPAAKKAAPAKKAATKKVAAKKAAPAAKKAPAKKAAVKKVAAKKAAPAKKAAAKKAPAKKAAVKKVAAKKVATKKVAAKKVVAKKAAPAKKAAVKKVAAKKAAPAKKAATKKVAAKKAAPAKKAAAKKPAAKKAPAKKAAAKKPAARKAAAKPAAAPAVAPASAAKTALNPAAAWPFPTGNRP
- a CDS encoding DUF2147 domain-containing protein — protein: MRKPSHLAAVRPLVRPALRAAVLAAALFGSAAAMAQASPSGMWKTIDDNTGKPRGLVEISEKNGIYSGRLVKTFVEGEGKPRVCDKCTDARKDQPLIGMTILTGLRKTGDNEWSGGEILDPENGKVYKSKMSLAEDGSKLNVRGFIGISLIGRTQTWEREH